The proteins below are encoded in one region of Amycolatopsis magusensis:
- a CDS encoding glycerate kinase: MTVLIAPDKFKGSLTAAEVAAAVAAGISGVCPEIPVRSLPVADGGEGTVDAVVSAGFRRVRTVVTGPAGQPVRASLALRDDTAVVELAEASGLHRLPGGPIPLSATSAGTGELIAAALRAGRRRVVLGVGGSACTDGGAGLLSALGARLLDAQGRELPPGGAALLDLDRLDLSGVDPRLSEVEFELAGDVDNPLLGPRGAAAVYGPQKGATPEQVELLERALSRWASFVGAEYVDAPGAGAAGGVGFAALSLLGARMRPGIEVVLDLLGFADAVCGARLVITGEGSLDEQTLHGKAPSGVARAAGDVPVLAVAGRCLLSPAQLADAGFRAAYALTDLEPNPDRSMSNAAELLRRQAARLARDHLQG, translated from the coding sequence ATGACGGTGCTGATCGCGCCGGATAAATTCAAGGGCTCGCTGACCGCCGCTGAGGTGGCCGCAGCCGTGGCCGCCGGGATTTCCGGGGTGTGCCCGGAAATCCCGGTCCGGTCGCTGCCGGTCGCCGACGGCGGGGAAGGCACGGTCGACGCGGTGGTGTCGGCCGGTTTCCGCCGGGTGCGCACGGTGGTGACCGGCCCCGCCGGGCAGCCGGTCCGCGCTTCGCTGGCGTTGCGGGACGACACCGCGGTGGTGGAATTGGCCGAGGCGTCGGGCCTGCACCGGTTACCCGGCGGGCCGATTCCCTTGAGCGCAACCAGCGCGGGCACCGGGGAGCTGATCGCGGCGGCTTTACGGGCGGGACGCCGCCGGGTGGTGCTCGGCGTCGGCGGCAGCGCTTGCACCGACGGCGGTGCGGGCCTGCTGTCCGCACTGGGCGCTCGCCTGCTCGACGCCCAGGGCAGGGAGCTGCCACCCGGCGGGGCGGCCCTGCTGGACCTCGACCGGCTCGATCTGTCCGGTGTGGACCCGCGTCTGTCCGAAGTGGAGTTCGAGCTGGCGGGCGACGTGGACAACCCGTTGCTGGGGCCGAGGGGTGCGGCCGCGGTGTACGGGCCGCAGAAAGGAGCCACCCCGGAGCAGGTCGAACTGCTGGAGCGGGCGCTGAGCAGATGGGCATCCTTCGTCGGCGCCGAGTACGTGGACGCACCCGGCGCGGGTGCCGCGGGTGGGGTCGGATTCGCCGCGCTTTCCCTGCTGGGCGCCAGAATGCGCCCGGGTATCGAGGTGGTGCTGGACCTGCTCGGGTTCGCTGACGCGGTCTGCGGCGCCCGGTTGGTGATCACCGGTGAAGGTTCGCTGGACGAGCAGACCTTGCACGGCAAGGCACCTTCAGGCGTCGCCCGGGCCGCCGGGGACGTTCCGGTGCTCGCGGTCGCCGGACGGTGCCTGCTCTCCCCCGCGCAACTCGCGGACGCCGGATTCCGGGCCGCCTACGCCCTCACCGACCTCGAACCGAACCCGGACCGGTCGATGTCGAACGCCGCCGAACTGCTCCGGCGGCAGGCCGCGCGCCTGGCACGGGACCACCTTCAGGGGTAG
- a CDS encoding DoxX family protein — translation MSTVVVVLSILLAAVFLGSGLAKLANVDAMKKSAEQLGYSQNLSRLIGALEVAAAAGLIIGLFWTPIGLAAAIGLTVLMLGAVYYHVRAKDAPAHILPPALLTLTSAATAVLIAL, via the coding sequence GTGTCGACCGTCGTCGTTGTGCTGTCCATCCTGCTCGCCGCGGTGTTCCTGGGCTCCGGCCTGGCGAAGCTGGCCAACGTGGACGCGATGAAGAAGTCCGCCGAGCAGCTCGGGTACTCGCAGAACCTGAGCCGGCTCATCGGCGCGCTGGAAGTCGCCGCGGCGGCGGGCCTGATCATCGGCCTGTTCTGGACCCCGATCGGCCTGGCCGCGGCGATCGGCCTCACCGTCCTGATGCTCGGGGCGGTGTACTACCACGTCCGCGCGAAGGACGCGCCCGCCCACATCCTGCCCCCGGCCCTGCTCACCCTGACCTCGGCCGCGACCGCGGTGCTGATCGCCCTCTGA
- a CDS encoding FAD-binding oxidoreductase produces MVTAHPLVRLLPEAAVDDPDVLAAYRHDRASFCPSGEPAVLVRARSTEEVSVALRWAYEHEVPVVPQGARTGLSGAANALDGCVLLCLEKMDEIVEIDVPEQLAVVRPGVLNGRLAAAVAERGLYYPPDPGSMEISTIGGNVATNAGGMCCVKYGVTGDFVRGLQVVLADGRVMRTGRRTAKGVAGYDLTSLFVGSEGTLGVITEITLALRPAARRPLTAVAFFPGPADACRAVAAYLGDGHRPSVLEFMDAETVRAVSALVDLGFPPDVGGVLIAQSDAGAAAADELAAFERAALDCKADEVVVADDPAEGELLMQARRLVGPAHEALGTSLVDDVCVPRGRLAELVDGLDGIAAEHGVRITCAGHAGDGNMHPSVIFDDTDPRQVAAAQAAFAAVMDLGLRLGGTITGEHGVGVLKRDWLARELDDAALWTHRQLKASLDPRGILNPGRVFA; encoded by the coding sequence GTGGTCACTGCCCACCCGCTGGTCCGGCTCCTGCCCGAGGCCGCGGTCGACGACCCGGACGTGCTCGCCGCCTACCGCCACGACCGGGCTTCCTTCTGCCCCAGCGGGGAACCGGCGGTCCTGGTGCGCGCGCGGAGCACCGAAGAGGTTTCCGTGGCGCTGCGCTGGGCCTACGAGCACGAGGTCCCGGTGGTGCCGCAGGGCGCGCGGACCGGGCTGTCCGGCGCGGCGAACGCGCTCGACGGCTGCGTGCTGCTGTGCCTGGAGAAGATGGACGAGATCGTCGAGATCGACGTGCCCGAGCAGCTCGCCGTGGTCCGGCCGGGGGTGCTCAACGGCAGGCTGGCCGCGGCGGTGGCCGAGCGCGGCCTGTACTACCCGCCCGATCCGGGGTCGATGGAGATCTCCACGATCGGCGGCAACGTGGCCACCAACGCCGGGGGCATGTGCTGCGTGAAGTACGGCGTCACCGGGGACTTCGTGCGCGGGCTCCAGGTCGTGCTGGCCGACGGGCGGGTGATGCGCACCGGCCGCCGCACCGCGAAGGGCGTCGCCGGGTACGACCTGACCAGCCTGTTCGTCGGTTCGGAGGGCACGCTCGGCGTGATCACCGAGATCACCCTCGCGCTGCGGCCCGCCGCGCGGCGCCCGCTGACCGCCGTCGCGTTCTTCCCCGGCCCGGCCGACGCCTGCCGCGCGGTGGCCGCCTACCTCGGTGACGGGCACCGGCCCTCGGTGCTGGAGTTCATGGACGCCGAGACCGTGCGGGCCGTGTCCGCCTTGGTGGACCTGGGTTTCCCGCCGGACGTCGGCGGGGTGCTGATCGCCCAGTCCGACGCCGGGGCCGCCGCCGCGGACGAACTGGCCGCCTTCGAACGTGCCGCGCTCGACTGCAAGGCCGACGAGGTGGTGGTGGCCGACGACCCGGCCGAGGGCGAGTTGCTGATGCAGGCGCGGCGCCTGGTCGGCCCGGCGCACGAAGCGCTCGGCACCAGCCTCGTCGACGACGTGTGCGTGCCGCGCGGCAGGCTCGCCGAGCTCGTCGACGGGCTCGACGGGATCGCCGCCGAGCACGGCGTGCGGATCACCTGCGCGGGGCACGCGGGCGACGGGAACATGCACCCCTCGGTCATCTTCGACGACACCGACCCGCGGCAGGTCGCCGCCGCGCAGGCCGCGTTCGCCGCGGTGATGGACCTCGGGCTGCGGCTGGGCGGCACGATCACCGGCGAGCACGGCGTCGGTGTGCTCAAACGCGACTGGCTCGCGCGCGAGCTGGACGACGCGGCACTGTGGACGCACCGGCAGCTCAAGGCGAGCCTCGACCCGCGCGGGATCCTCAATCCAGGACGGGTTTTCGCCTGA
- a CDS encoding TetR/AcrR family transcriptional regulator — MRGRADRILDAAGALLLRHGYSKLTIGDIAEKAGVGKGTVYLHWRAKQDLFEALFMRESIIVIDELLDGLRADPGLITPHRFYARVFEVTTERPLVAAVVLQDTELLGKLADSSLRSHKLLAGERGFELMVRYGLLRGDLPGIQFALQATLSGYFLYDSLDLATGAGLDLATRSRLLAHTIRTAFEPPEADHAEAVRVEPAAAEFVALYGDLADTYRKSIYSSDPG; from the coding sequence GTGCGAGGACGGGCAGATCGCATTCTGGACGCGGCGGGTGCGCTGCTGCTGAGGCACGGGTACTCGAAGCTGACCATCGGCGACATCGCGGAGAAGGCCGGTGTCGGCAAGGGCACCGTCTACCTGCACTGGCGCGCCAAGCAGGACCTGTTCGAAGCGCTGTTCATGCGCGAGTCGATCATCGTGATCGACGAACTGCTGGACGGGCTGCGGGCCGACCCCGGCCTCATCACCCCGCACCGCTTCTACGCGCGGGTGTTCGAGGTGACCACCGAGCGGCCGCTGGTCGCCGCGGTGGTCCTGCAGGACACCGAACTGCTCGGCAAGCTCGCCGACAGCTCGCTGCGCAGCCACAAACTGCTCGCCGGCGAACGCGGGTTCGAGCTGATGGTGCGTTACGGGCTGCTGCGCGGTGACCTGCCGGGCATCCAGTTCGCGCTGCAGGCCACGCTCAGCGGGTACTTCCTCTACGACTCGCTGGACCTGGCGACCGGCGCCGGGCTGGACCTGGCGACCAGGTCGCGGCTGCTGGCGCACACCATCCGGACCGCGTTCGAGCCCCCAGAGGCTGACCACGCAGAAGCGGTTCGCGTCGAGCCGGCCGCGGCCGAGTTCGTCGCGTTGTACGGCGACCTCGCCGACACCTACCGGAAGTCGATCTACTCGAGCGACCCCGGTTGA
- a CDS encoding neutral zinc metallopeptidase produces the protein MRRTGIAFALLAVLLAGCTVPIEGKARREDPAAVVGLGVTDGPSGLKPGAPPANLKVDGSDGGEIDALATAAVADVERYWAARLPETFGQEYVPVIRLLSYDSGEPGPEVCGSTTEGLVNAFYCGGVPDVVAWDRGELLPELRDSFGPVAVLTVLAHELGHAVQFRLGVAERTPTIVKEQQADCYTGAYFRWVAEGDSPAFRITTGEGLNQALSTLFLIRDSAEVTFDAEGAHGNAFDRVSAFQIGFTDGPARCARIDTAEIEARSTQRESASTASGEPNLRLDSREAQEDLAASLRQAFDQTRSAPALTTGATLCEPTGSPAAFCSASNQVGLNLPELVRIGTPPRRGRPGGLGDFAAFAEVASRYTLSVQQEAGHLLEGPVAAQRTACLTGFWASTLSSAADVPLRLSPGDLDEAVAEMLAPASLIAADARGEALPAGFARVAAFRDGFGAAEARVCSVTYP, from the coding sequence ATGCGGCGCACCGGAATCGCCTTCGCGCTCCTGGCCGTGCTGCTGGCCGGGTGCACCGTGCCGATCGAAGGGAAGGCACGGCGGGAGGACCCGGCCGCGGTCGTCGGACTCGGCGTCACGGACGGCCCGAGCGGGCTCAAGCCGGGCGCCCCGCCCGCGAACCTGAAGGTCGACGGCAGCGACGGCGGGGAGATCGACGCCCTCGCCACCGCCGCGGTGGCCGACGTGGAGCGGTACTGGGCCGCGCGGCTGCCGGAGACCTTCGGGCAGGAGTACGTCCCGGTCATCCGGCTCCTGTCCTACGACTCCGGCGAACCCGGTCCGGAGGTGTGCGGATCCACCACCGAGGGCCTGGTGAACGCCTTCTACTGCGGTGGCGTACCGGACGTGGTCGCCTGGGACCGCGGCGAACTGCTGCCGGAACTGCGGGATTCCTTCGGCCCGGTGGCGGTGCTGACCGTGCTGGCGCACGAACTCGGCCACGCGGTGCAGTTCCGGCTCGGCGTGGCCGAGCGGACACCGACCATCGTCAAGGAGCAGCAGGCCGACTGCTACACCGGCGCCTACTTCCGCTGGGTCGCCGAAGGGGACTCACCGGCGTTCCGGATCACCACCGGCGAAGGGCTCAACCAGGCGCTGTCCACCCTGTTCCTGATCCGCGATTCGGCCGAGGTCACCTTCGACGCCGAAGGGGCGCACGGCAACGCCTTCGACCGCGTGTCCGCCTTCCAGATCGGCTTCACCGACGGACCGGCCCGCTGCGCCCGGATCGACACGGCCGAGATCGAAGCCCGCAGCACCCAGCGCGAGTCCGCGTCCACCGCTTCCGGCGAGCCGAACCTGCGCCTGGACAGCCGCGAGGCGCAGGAGGACCTGGCCGCGAGCCTGCGCCAGGCGTTCGACCAGACCCGCTCGGCCCCGGCGCTGACCACCGGCGCGACGCTGTGCGAGCCGACCGGCAGCCCCGCGGCCTTCTGCTCGGCGTCCAACCAGGTCGGGCTGAACCTGCCCGAACTGGTGCGGATCGGCACGCCGCCGCGGCGCGGGCGTCCCGGCGGGCTCGGTGACTTCGCCGCTTTCGCCGAGGTCGCCTCCCGGTACACGCTGTCGGTCCAGCAGGAGGCAGGGCACCTGCTCGAAGGCCCGGTGGCGGCCCAGCGGACCGCCTGCCTGACCGGGTTCTGGGCGTCCACCCTGAGTTCCGCGGCGGACGTGCCGTTGCGCCTGTCACCCGGTGACCTGGACGAGGCGGTCGCCGAAATGCTCGCCCCGGCCAGCCTGATCGCCGCCGACGCGCGCGGGGAGGCGCTGCCCGCCGGATTCGCCAGGGTAGCCGCCTTCCGCGACGGGTTCGGCGCCGCCGAAGCCCGCGTCTGCTCGGTGACCTACCCCTGA
- a CDS encoding cytochrome P450: MTRTAGTQLADRWGINPEQFWLRDRLPERPVTYDEQKGMWNVYGYQEVVRVLSDPATYSSDTARLLPERSEFTEGSIISLDPPQHQKLRKLVSHAFTPKVIADLEPRIAALTHELLDDAGERIDLVSQLAYPLPVIVIAELLGVPAEDRNLFKEWVDKLLERSGQFSLVEQSEEQDKQMEAALEQLGHLSDYLGEHAAERRRHPREDLLSKLVQAEVDGNKLTDREVVNFANVLLIAGHITTTMLLGNTVLCLDEYPEQKAKVLADRGLVPGAIEESLRFLSPFATTARVTNTEVELGGTTVGADQMMLVWLAAANRDPAHFTEPGVFDVTREPNTQIAFGRGIHFCLGAPLARLEGRVALNILLDRFPGLRTDPAHAPEFIPAPTMTGVRRLPLVLK, translated from the coding sequence ATGACCCGAACAGCAGGCACGCAGCTCGCGGACCGGTGGGGGATCAACCCCGAGCAGTTCTGGCTGCGGGACCGGCTGCCCGAGCGGCCCGTGACCTACGACGAGCAGAAGGGCATGTGGAACGTCTACGGCTACCAAGAAGTCGTGCGGGTGCTGAGCGACCCGGCGACGTACTCCTCGGACACCGCGCGCCTGCTGCCGGAGCGCTCGGAGTTCACCGAGGGCAGCATCATCTCGCTGGACCCGCCGCAGCACCAGAAACTGCGGAAGCTGGTCAGTCACGCGTTCACGCCGAAGGTGATCGCCGACCTGGAGCCGCGGATCGCGGCGCTGACCCACGAACTGCTGGACGACGCGGGCGAGCGCATCGACCTGGTCTCCCAGTTGGCCTATCCGCTGCCGGTGATCGTGATCGCCGAACTGCTCGGGGTGCCCGCCGAGGACCGGAACCTGTTCAAGGAGTGGGTGGACAAGCTGCTGGAGCGCTCCGGCCAGTTCTCGCTGGTGGAACAGAGCGAAGAGCAGGACAAGCAGATGGAGGCCGCGCTGGAGCAGCTCGGCCACCTGTCCGACTACCTGGGCGAGCACGCCGCCGAACGACGGCGGCACCCGCGTGAGGACCTGCTCAGCAAGCTGGTCCAGGCCGAGGTGGACGGGAACAAGCTGACCGACCGCGAGGTGGTCAACTTCGCCAACGTGCTGCTGATCGCCGGGCACATCACCACCACGATGCTGCTCGGCAACACCGTGCTCTGCCTGGACGAGTACCCGGAGCAGAAGGCGAAGGTGCTCGCCGACCGCGGCCTGGTGCCCGGCGCGATCGAGGAGTCGCTGCGCTTCCTCAGCCCGTTCGCCACCACCGCGCGGGTCACCAACACCGAGGTGGAACTGGGCGGCACCACCGTCGGCGCGGACCAGATGATGCTGGTGTGGCTGGCCGCGGCGAACCGGGACCCGGCGCACTTCACCGAGCCGGGCGTGTTCGACGTGACCCGGGAGCCCAACACGCAGATCGCCTTCGGCCGCGGCATCCATTTCTGCCTCGGCGCGCCACTGGCCCGGCTGGAGGGCCGGGTGGCGCTGAACATCCTGCTCGACCGGTTCCCCGGGCTGCGCACGGATCCGGCGCACGCCCCGGAGTTCATCCCGGCGCCGACGATGACCGGCGTGCGCCGGCTTCCCCTGGTGCTCAAGTAG